The genomic stretch TAAGAATGTCACGAGATGGCTGACCTTAGGTTGGCGTTTAACGCCGGAACATTGAGCAGGCCCGAACCCGAACGGTTCGAAGCTGCCGCCTGAAGATACGCGGCCGCATGGCCCCGACGTATTTGAATGAGATGGCACCCTTTAGGCCATTCCCGGCCAAAGCGCCATGCAATGTTGGCGATGGCATTAATGGGCCGCCATGCAGAATGAGGCTGCTCCCCATACCATTGATATTGTTACAATATCTACAATCAACACGTGGCCGTGATAACCCGCGCATGCGGGGGATGGAGTCACGTTTGAAGTGCAACGATTGATTTGAGTATGGAGAATGCCTCGGCGGGTGTCTTGAAGTCCAGGCATTTGCGTGGGGTTTCGTTGAGACGCTGAACGTGCCGCTTGAGGGCGGCTGCCGTGATGAAGTTGAGGTCAGTTTTGCGGGGCAGCGAGCGTCGTAAGCGTCCGATGGAGTTTTCCACGCCGCCTTTTTGCCAAGGACTATGGGGATCGCAGAAGAAGGTTTGGACGCCGAGGGTTTGGTGAAGCCTGTGATGCTCGGCGAACTCGTTTCCGTTGTCGAAGCTGATGGTTTTGCGTATCGCCTGTGGAAGCTTGCCGAGTTGGCGGGCGATGGTCCGGGCGGTGAGGACAGCTTTTCGATCGACCGGGTGCTGAACGATGCTGAAGCGGGTTTGTCGTTCGTGGAGAACCAACAACCCCTGGCCGCATCGGGCGAACAGCATGAAGTCGGCTTCCCAATGACCCGGCGTCCCGCGGCCTTCGACCTCGGCGGGGCGTTCGGTGATCGAACGCCGTTGTTTGATGAGGCTGACGGGGCTGCGTCCTGGACGGTGCCCTCGTCTTCGTTTGCGGCGCGGCAGCAGGCGATGCCAGCAATCCTTCTGAGCCGCACGATGATAGATGAAACGATAGATTGACTCATGGCTGATGATGACACGACCATGTTGGCGCGCCAGTCGGCCAGCGATCTGCTCTGGGGAATGTCCCATCGCAAGGCTATTGCCCACGCAATCCCGCAGGTCCGGCTGGCGCGCCAGCTTGAAGCGGCCATCCCACCGGCGCCGGCGCTCGGCCAATCGCTGCGCCCGGACAGGCTCGTACCCCCCGTCCAAACCTTGGTAGGCCGGGAATTGCGCCGCAGTTCCCGACTGATCGTCGACGGCGCCCGGTCGAGCGCAGATGCAATTTCGTTTTGAGATCTACCGCCTGCATGCAGGCGGTAGATCTCAACGCGCTCCTCAAGGCTGAGCTGGCCATAACCCATCGCCACAACACCCTAGCAGGTGTTGCACTTGTGTCGTGAACCCAAGGGGTATCCAGACGCCGCGGCTTCTCGGCTCAATCATTGGCGTCTCTGGAATACTGGATCGTCCGCCGGAGCCTGTCATCGGGCGGCCATTCGGCCGACCCGTTGGCGGACGATGACAGCGGAGAGTGGTCGCACGCAGCTTCGCCTTCTCGCGGCATGTACCCGACCGTACGCCGCAACATCGTTCGTCTGCGCGCTCTCGATCGCTCACGAGCCAAAGCTCGCCCTGCAATCACGTCCACGCGCCCGACGCTGCCGCGTCCACCGCATCCCATCCCAACGTCCGTGACGATCGCGATACGCCCCTCTAGTGGGATGAGACGGCGGGATTTCTAGACCTGATTTGGGTTGGATAGAAAGAGGAATATTTTCTCAACAAGGGCTTGACAGAAAATAGTGATTTGCCCGTCGGGCAACTCACACGATCGCGAAAGCCAGCAAGCTCGAACCCAGCAGCAGGAGGCTAGCCGCTATCAGCGTGAGGAACCCATCGGAGACTAAATCGTGATTGCGCATGATACACCTGCCGCGTGCGATGCTCGTCCGAACAGAGTGCAGGCCTGAGCAGCGACTCTGCTGCGTGACACAATCCGCGATTTGGGTAGGTTCTTCCATTACACGTACGTGCGGTCGCATAACCTCTTCTGATCGCCGCAATAAACCTTGGTATGACCGTCACGGCGAAGCGGCAGCGAATTCCGGGAGGCGTACAGGTTTGCGCAATCGTTCACGTCAGCAGCAGCAGCGCGACCGCGATGGCGACCACCGCGATGAAGATCAGCGCCTCGATCCCCGACATGCGCCACATCGCACGTCGCCTTTGTGTACCGGATGGCACGTAATTTAGACAGTAATGCGAAATTGCAAATATATTAAAAGGGCGACCCTTTGCGGACATGGCCTGGCTTGGTACGAGGGAATTGGGCGGTCAGCGAACCGAGCCGATTACGAAATCCAGGAACGCACGCACCTTTGCGGGCGGCACGTGTCGTGAGAGATGGAACGCGTAGAGCGGAAACCGCTCGTCCGACCAATCGGGGAACAGCTCAATGAGCTTGCCGCGGCTGAGGAGATCCTCCGTCCCGAGCGCGAGGATCTGCGCCACTCCGTGACCGGCCGCGCAGGCGCCCAACATCGTGCCGACGTTGTTCACTGTCAGGCGGCCAGAAACCGCGACCCGCAGTTTCTGCCGGCCGCGGTGAAATTCCCAGTGAAACGGCCGGCCGGTGACGGGGTCCAGGTAGTGAATGCATTCGTGCCGTCCCGCGCCGAGGTCGCGGGGATGCGCCGGGTGGCCGTGCTTGGCCAGGTAGGAGGGCGCGGCGCAGGTAAGGACCCTTGTCTCAAGGGCGACGAGCGCCGAGGGCTCCGGCTCGCCGAAACGCACAGCGGCGTCAAAGCCGTCGGTCACGAGGTCGCCGAGACGGTCGCGTCCCACGATCTCAACCGACAGCGCAGGGTAGGCGGCCAGGAATTTTCCAAGGCGCGGTGCGAGCACGAGACGCGCGAAGAAGGGATCGACATTGATCCGGAGTCGGCCGCGCACCACCGCGGCCGAGCCCGCGGCGTCGGTGGCGGCATCCTCGATACCGGTCAGCAGCGGCTTTACTCGTTGATAGAAGCTGCGTCCCTCCTCGGTGAGCGCGACGGCACGCGCGGTGCGATCGAACAGCCGGATGCCGACGCGGTGCTCGAGCCGCGCAACCGCGCGGCTCACGCCGGATTGGGTGATCCCAAGCGTCGCCGCCGCGCGCGCGAAGCTGCCGGCTTCGACGGCGGCGACCAAAACCTGGATCCCGCTCAACAGCCGGCTATCAAACACCATCGCGGAGCCTGACAATCAGTCATGTTTTCTATGACAAAGATGCGCTTTTGTCACCGAATGTCCAGCGTCATCTTGTTGTCGCGTCACGCCCGGCCGATCCCGCCGGCGTTCGCCAGAGCAGGAGACGACTATGAATGGAAAGCGTGTGGTAGTTCTTGGCGGGACCTCGGGTATCGGTCTCGCTACGGCCAAGGCGGCCCAGCGCGAGGGCGCCTCCATCGTGGTAGCATCGAGCCGCCGGCAACGAGTCGACAGCGCCCTGTCCGCGCTGCGGGGCAACGCCGACGGAGAAGTCGTCGATCTTTCGGACGAGGGGCAGGTGCGGGCGTTCTTCGACCGCATTGGTGCGTTCGATCACCTGGTCTTTTGCGCCGGCGAGACGCTGCATTTGCAGACTTTGGAAAAGATGGAGCTCGAGCAGGCGCGCGGCTTCGTCAACCTGCGCTTCTGGGGCGCGCTCATGACCGTGAAATATGGGAGCCCTCACATCCGGTCGGGCGGGTCGATCACCTTGACGAATGGCGTTGCCGGACTGCGCCCGCGGAAGGGCTGGACGATGGCCGCGAGCATCTGCGGAGCCATGGAGGCGCTCACGCGCGCTCTGGCAGTAGAACTCGCGCCCATCCGGGTCAACGCGGTCTGTCCCGGCGTAGTCAAGACTGAGTTGTGGAGCGACATGCCCGAGTCCGATCGCCAGGCGATGTACAGCGACATCGGGCGGAAACTTCCAGTCGGTCGTGTCGGCGAAGCCGACGATCTCGCCCAAGCCTACATCTACCTGATGCGCGAAGGCTACAGCACCGGCCAGGTGATCGTCGTCGATGGCGGCGCCGTGCTGGTCTAAGCGTCTGGGGGATCCGTTCTAAGGATCGGGCGACGGCTGCAATGTCCCTGGTCGCCGCCGACGCCGAACATAATCCGTCGCCGGCTACGGCGATCAACGCTTCCCTCGGGATACGTACTCATGGAGGCGAGGGTGATCGAACTCGCTTGCTGCGGTGCATGAGTCCGGAATTGGCACGTTTGAGACATGCCGGGCTGGTCTGACGAGGTCCGCTG from Bradyrhizobium sp. Ash2021 encodes the following:
- a CDS encoding IS30 family transposase, translating into MAERRRRWDGRFKLARQPDLRDCVGNSLAMGHSPEQIAGRLARQHGRVIISHESIYRFIYHRAAQKDCWHRLLPRRKRRRGHRPGRSPVSLIKQRRSITERPAEVEGRGTPGHWEADFMLFARCGQGLLVLHERQTRFSIVQHPVDRKAVLTARTIARQLGKLPQAIRKTISFDNGNEFAEHHRLHQTLGVQTFFCDPHSPWQKGGVENSIGRLRRSLPRKTDLNFITAAALKRHVQRLNETPRKCLDFKTPAEAFSILKSIVALQT
- a CDS encoding LysR substrate-binding domain-containing protein, whose translation is MVFDSRLLSGIQVLVAAVEAGSFARAAATLGITQSGVSRAVARLEHRVGIRLFDRTARAVALTEEGRSFYQRVKPLLTGIEDAATDAAGSAAVVRGRLRINVDPFFARLVLAPRLGKFLAAYPALSVEIVGRDRLGDLVTDGFDAAVRFGEPEPSALVALETRVLTCAAPSYLAKHGHPAHPRDLGAGRHECIHYLDPVTGRPFHWEFHRGRQKLRVAVSGRLTVNNVGTMLGACAAGHGVAQILALGTEDLLSRGKLIELFPDWSDERFPLYAFHLSRHVPPAKVRAFLDFVIGSVR
- a CDS encoding SDR family oxidoreductase, translated to MNGKRVVVLGGTSGIGLATAKAAQREGASIVVASSRRQRVDSALSALRGNADGEVVDLSDEGQVRAFFDRIGAFDHLVFCAGETLHLQTLEKMELEQARGFVNLRFWGALMTVKYGSPHIRSGGSITLTNGVAGLRPRKGWTMAASICGAMEALTRALAVELAPIRVNAVCPGVVKTELWSDMPESDRQAMYSDIGRKLPVGRVGEADDLAQAYIYLMREGYSTGQVIVVDGGAVLV